One Halorientalis litorea DNA segment encodes these proteins:
- a CDS encoding MATE family efflux transporter has product MWSRAAVRAALMRFPAMLARLGLVDREQASEAFDLAVPVMVTGGLRVLLRVADFLFVGLAIGDTAIAALEFGFQYYFVGFGLALALTSGTISVVSRLQGADRPARANLAVKQSLWLSLAVSLPLTVVAWVAAPALVDVLTDDPRTIDLGATYLRLVMLTLAFRFWSMVAARALAGSGDTRTPMYVRLLTLPTNVVINAVLVFGLGPFPRLGVAGAAIGTAAANALAGVVFFGLLASGRYAVRLPLTGPQLDLSLCREIVRVALPLSGMRLLQTVARFPFLFVLGVLGTPVVAAYAIARRVMLLSLMPAWGYATAASTLVGQAVGAGDDRTATAYGWQTARIAIVTQLLFGAVLVAGARPIALAFGTEYPGLAVSFIRVFGLVIVGFSLSRTMRGSLRGAGDTRWPLYAQFVGSYLFRLPVAALALPAGFAVTVGGVSVAPGLGWGLPAVYVALVGDYYLKAGINSARFASGKWQLVARAAGVGPDPGDD; this is encoded by the coding sequence ATGTGGTCTCGCGCCGCCGTCCGGGCCGCGCTGATGCGGTTCCCGGCGATGCTGGCACGGTTGGGGTTGGTCGACCGGGAGCAGGCCTCGGAGGCGTTCGACCTCGCCGTTCCGGTGATGGTCACCGGCGGACTCCGCGTCCTCCTGCGGGTGGCCGACTTCCTGTTCGTCGGCCTCGCCATCGGTGACACTGCTATCGCCGCGCTGGAGTTCGGCTTCCAGTACTACTTCGTCGGCTTCGGGCTGGCGTTGGCACTGACCAGCGGGACCATCAGCGTCGTCTCCAGACTTCAGGGGGCCGACCGACCGGCGCGGGCGAACCTCGCCGTCAAGCAGTCGCTGTGGCTCTCGCTCGCCGTCTCGCTCCCGCTGACGGTGGTGGCGTGGGTCGCCGCCCCCGCGCTCGTCGACGTGCTGACCGACGACCCGCGTACCATCGACCTCGGGGCGACGTACCTGCGACTGGTGATGCTCACGCTCGCCTTCCGCTTCTGGAGCATGGTCGCCGCGCGGGCACTCGCCGGGAGCGGTGACACGCGCACGCCGATGTACGTCCGTCTCCTGACCCTGCCGACCAACGTCGTCATCAACGCCGTCCTCGTGTTCGGCCTCGGGCCGTTTCCGCGCCTCGGCGTGGCGGGCGCGGCCATCGGGACGGCCGCCGCCAACGCGCTCGCGGGCGTGGTCTTCTTCGGCCTGCTCGCCTCGGGCCGGTACGCGGTTCGGCTCCCTCTCACGGGACCACAACTCGACCTCTCGCTGTGTCGGGAAATCGTTCGCGTCGCGCTCCCGCTCTCGGGTATGCGCCTGCTCCAGACGGTCGCGCGCTTCCCCTTCCTGTTCGTCCTCGGGGTGCTGGGCACGCCCGTCGTCGCCGCCTACGCCATCGCACGCCGCGTCATGCTCCTCTCGCTGATGCCCGCGTGGGGGTACGCCACCGCCGCGAGCACGCTCGTCGGACAGGCGGTCGGTGCCGGCGACGACCGCACGGCGACCGCCTACGGGTGGCAGACCGCCCGTATCGCCATCGTCACGCAACTCCTGTTCGGCGCGGTGCTCGTCGCCGGCGCCCGCCCCATCGCGCTCGCGTTCGGGACCGAGTACCCGGGGCTCGCCGTCTCCTTCATCCGCGTGTTCGGCCTCGTCATCGTCGGGTTCTCCCTCTCGCGGACGATGCGTGGCAGTCTGCGCGGCGCGGGCGACACGCGTTGGCCGCTGTACGCCCAGTTCGTCGGCTCCTACCTGTTCCGCCTGCCCGTCGCCGCCCTCGCGCTCCCGGCCGGGTTCGCAGTCACCGTCGGCGGCGTCTCCGTCGCGCCGGGACTCGGCTGGGGACTCCCGGCCGTCTACGTCGCCTTGGTCGGCGACTACTACCTCAAAGCGGGCATCAACTCCGCCCGCTTCGCTAGCGGGAAGTGGCAACTGGTCGCGCGCGCGGCCGGCGTCGGCCCCGACCCCGGCGACGACTGA
- a CDS encoding DUF7089 family protein: MFEARDLSGDLSAVRTAHAPGALVVDCARDFETLDPAVAEELALLTDALDPATYPESWLPADAPDELRRYAGDEFTVGMPGDGGVAWTRQTDPPTVFVKPRLEGSPESFVRFLVAEALLEAGSDVPEHFLPFFESRYRELASAVPLDPAGTYQLAAALTTAYTGLHTRETFVDWDEAYPDLFAAWLDAGERLVPRLTDLPGEVARGETAFPAAAELACSAVKHAAAPDGTDPPVELPAPFAALDTSAYRDHGAEYAVTWAEKTFAELDE; this comes from the coding sequence ATGTTCGAGGCGCGTGACCTCTCCGGCGACCTGTCGGCGGTCCGCACAGCACACGCGCCGGGCGCGCTCGTGGTGGACTGTGCCCGTGACTTCGAGACGCTCGACCCGGCCGTCGCGGAGGAACTCGCGCTCCTCACGGACGCACTCGACCCGGCGACCTACCCCGAGTCGTGGCTCCCGGCGGATGCCCCCGACGAACTCCGGCGGTACGCCGGAGACGAGTTCACCGTCGGGATGCCCGGCGACGGCGGTGTCGCGTGGACCCGGCAGACCGACCCGCCGACGGTGTTTGTCAAGCCGCGACTGGAGGGGTCCCCCGAGTCGTTCGTCCGCTTTCTCGTCGCCGAAGCACTACTCGAGGCCGGGTCGGACGTGCCCGAACACTTCCTGCCCTTTTTCGAGTCCCGGTACCGGGAGTTGGCGAGTGCTGTCCCGCTCGACCCGGCCGGCACCTACCAGCTCGCGGCCGCGCTCACGACGGCCTACACCGGTCTGCACACGCGCGAGACGTTCGTCGACTGGGACGAGGCGTACCCGGACCTGTTCGCGGCGTGGCTGGACGCGGGCGAACGGCTCGTGCCCCGCCTCACCGACCTGCCGGGCGAGGTGGCGCGCGGGGAGACGGCGTTCCCGGCGGCGGCCGAACTCGCCTGTAGCGCGGTCAAACACGCCGCCGCTCCCGACGGAACGGACCCGCCGGTCGAACTGCCCGCCCCCTTCGCTGCACTCGATACGAGTGCCTACCGCGACCACGGGGCCGAGTACGCGGTGACGTGGGCCGAGAAGACGTTCGCGGAACTGGACGAGTGA
- a CDS encoding DUF7090 family protein has product MEYELAIENAPETISGGTGVLLLHPSTGETDRIDTDFLSTDTDHMLIVSTRTTAREVEQKLEHYEVDEERAVVLDTLSVERGYTRRPTENVKYLSSPDDVSGIVETTREFLTSHEGKRRVSVDSVTEMAYYADEERARGAVEDILALIREHDAVGLFHLAEEVHDEEIVDGYRELFDGVVELSADGTVTSDF; this is encoded by the coding sequence ATGGAGTACGAACTCGCCATCGAGAACGCGCCCGAGACCATCTCCGGGGGGACGGGCGTCCTGCTTCTCCACCCGAGTACCGGCGAGACGGACCGCATCGACACGGATTTCCTCTCGACCGACACCGACCACATGCTCATCGTCTCCACCCGGACCACCGCCCGGGAGGTCGAGCAGAAACTCGAACATTACGAGGTCGACGAGGAGCGGGCGGTCGTCCTCGACACGCTCTCGGTCGAACGGGGCTACACGCGCCGCCCCACCGAGAACGTCAAGTACCTCTCGTCCCCCGACGACGTGAGCGGCATCGTCGAGACGACGCGGGAGTTCCTCACGAGCCACGAGGGCAAACGGCGGGTCAGCGTCGACTCCGTCACGGAGATGGCTTACTACGCCGACGAGGAGCGCGCACGCGGAGCCGTCGAGGACATCCTCGCGCTCATCCGCGAACACGACGCCGTTGGCCTGTTCCACCTCGCCGAGGAGGTCCACGACGAGGAAATCGTCGACGGCTACCGCGAGTTGTTCGACGGCGTCGTCGAACTCTCCGCGGACGGCACCGTCACGAGCGATTTCTGA
- the sufU gene encoding Fe-S cluster assembly sulfur transfer protein SufU, with translation MGIGGSDMYRQQILDHYKNPRNYGEVEDPTYTHVGENPMCGDTIEMQVKLDDDEETIEYVAFQGDGCAISQASASMLSEKLQGMAVEELREMDRDDIVDMLGVDISPMRVKCAVLAEKVAQDGADIYFGELDVEKTTTEDDD, from the coding sequence ATGGGTATCGGTGGCTCGGACATGTACCGACAGCAGATTCTCGACCACTACAAGAACCCGCGTAACTACGGGGAAGTCGAGGACCCCACGTACACCCACGTCGGCGAGAACCCGATGTGCGGTGACACCATCGAGATGCAGGTCAAACTCGACGACGACGAGGAGACCATCGAGTACGTCGCCTTCCAAGGTGACGGCTGTGCTATCAGTCAAGCCTCGGCCTCGATGCTCTCGGAGAAGCTACAGGGGATGGCTGTCGAGGAGTTACGCGAGATGGACCGCGACGACATCGTCGACATGCTCGGCGTCGACATCTCCCCGATGCGGGTCAAGTGCGCGGTGCTGGCCGAGAAGGTGGCACAGGACGGGGCCGACATCTACTTCGGCGAGTTGGACGTCGAGAAGACGACCACCGAAGACGACGACTGA
- the radA gene encoding DNA repair and recombination protein RadA, translating into MAATEDLEELPGVGPATAEKLQDNGFDSYQGIAVASPGELSNTADIGESSAADIIQAAREAADIGGFESGAQVLERREQIGKLTWGVEEVDDLLGGGVETQSITEVYGEFGAGKSQVTHQLAVNVQLPSEHGGLEGSAIFVDSEDTFRPERIDQMVRGHDDEVLQDTMELFGMEEASVDNEEDVEALVEAVLDNIHVAKAFNSNHQILLAEKAKELASESQDDEFPVRLLCVDSLTAHFRAEYVGRGELAERQQKLNKHLHDLMRVGDLNNTAVVVTNQVAANPDSFFGDPTQPIGGNILGHTSTFRMYLRKSKGNKRIVKLVDAPNLPDGEGVMRVEEGGLMDE; encoded by the coding sequence ATGGCAGCAACCGAAGACCTCGAAGAACTGCCGGGCGTGGGTCCGGCGACAGCGGAGAAGCTACAGGACAACGGGTTCGACTCGTATCAGGGCATCGCGGTGGCGAGTCCGGGGGAACTCTCGAACACGGCCGACATCGGCGAGTCCAGTGCCGCCGACATCATTCAGGCCGCCCGCGAGGCCGCCGACATCGGCGGCTTCGAGTCTGGCGCGCAGGTCCTCGAACGCCGCGAGCAAATCGGCAAACTCACGTGGGGCGTCGAAGAAGTCGACGACTTGCTCGGCGGCGGCGTCGAAACCCAGTCCATCACCGAAGTGTACGGCGAGTTCGGTGCCGGGAAGTCACAGGTCACCCACCAGCTCGCGGTGAACGTCCAGCTCCCGAGTGAACACGGGGGGCTGGAGGGCAGTGCCATCTTCGTCGACTCCGAGGACACCTTCCGTCCCGAGCGTATCGACCAGATGGTCCGCGGACACGACGACGAGGTACTCCAGGACACGATGGAGTTGTTCGGGATGGAGGAGGCAAGCGTCGACAACGAAGAAGACGTCGAGGCACTGGTCGAGGCGGTACTCGACAACATCCACGTCGCCAAGGCCTTCAACTCCAACCACCAGATTCTGCTCGCCGAGAAGGCGAAGGAACTCGCCAGCGAGAGCCAAGACGACGAGTTCCCCGTCCGTCTCCTCTGTGTCGACTCACTGACCGCCCACTTCCGCGCCGAGTACGTCGGCCGTGGCGAACTCGCCGAACGCCAGCAGAAGCTCAACAAGCACCTCCACGACCTGATGCGCGTCGGCGACCTGAACAACACCGCCGTCGTCGTCACCAATCAGGTGGCGGCCAACCCCGACTCCTTCTTCGGCGACCCGACCCAACCCATCGGCGGCAACATCCTCGGACACACCTCCACGTTCCGCATGTACCTCCGCAAGTCCAAGGGGAACAAGCGCATCGTCAAACTCGTCGACGCGCCGAACCTCCCCGACGGCGAGGGCGTCATGCGCGTCGAGGAAGGCGGCCTGATGGACGAATAA
- a CDS encoding histidine kinase N-terminal 7TM domain-containing protein, with protein MVELTTLTIPLWVVVVLGTGLFALTALNREQKGAYSLMGIFGGAVLWAGGYAVELTNQMFLAHAIRFAGAGIVPVAIFVIALQLTGREELVTARNVGGIFAVLFGLFALILTNSMHELWAVQSTITNAAVDGASIQWGPLFYVASTALMLLAVAALGLFGQRALQQDTDSFITTPSVFVLVTAIPVVTYTVYLVGMTTIDATPFTFLVSGLLMIFAMFYL; from the coding sequence ATGGTGGAGCTGACAACGCTCACAATTCCGCTGTGGGTTGTCGTTGTACTGGGGACGGGGCTGTTCGCACTGACCGCGCTCAACCGAGAACAGAAGGGAGCGTACTCGCTGATGGGTATCTTCGGCGGGGCCGTTCTCTGGGCTGGCGGTTACGCCGTCGAGTTGACGAACCAGATGTTCCTCGCACACGCCATCAGATTCGCCGGTGCCGGTATCGTTCCGGTCGCGATTTTCGTCATCGCGCTCCAGCTCACCGGCCGTGAGGAACTGGTGACCGCTCGGAACGTCGGCGGCATCTTCGCCGTCTTGTTCGGGTTGTTCGCACTCATCCTCACGAACTCGATGCACGAACTCTGGGCGGTCCAGAGTACGATAACGAACGCGGCCGTCGACGGCGCGAGCATCCAGTGGGGGCCGCTGTTCTACGTCGCCTCCACTGCCCTGATGTTGCTTGCTGTGGCCGCGTTGGGGCTGTTCGGCCAACGTGCACTCCAACAGGACACCGACTCGTTCATCACGACGCCGTCGGTGTTCGTCCTCGTCACGGCGATTCCAGTCGTCACCTATACCGTCTACCTCGTCGGGATGACCACGATCGACGCGACGCCGTTCACGTTCCTCGTCTCCGGCCTGCTGATGATATTCGCGATGTTCTACCTCTGA
- a CDS encoding histidine kinase N-terminal 7TM domain-containing protein — protein sequence MVVEVTPLTVPLLVVAVVGAGLAVLSLNYRGQKGAYPLAGVFSGAALWAGAYALELSSTAVDPALLWLRLRFVGSTVVPVAIFVLALELTDRDDLTLQYVLALFALPSFTAVAVWRNPAGIWAARYVFDPGAVPSVTADWGPWFVVYVSYQFTLAVGAIFLFARRAVDREGARSNTASLLLVATVLPAVGTGLYVAGVSGIDYGAFAFLPAGLLMLVAMFYL from the coding sequence ATGGTGGTGGAAGTCACGCCGCTTACAGTCCCGTTGCTCGTCGTCGCCGTCGTGGGGGCCGGGTTGGCGGTACTGTCGTTGAACTACCGCGGACAGAAGGGGGCGTATCCGCTCGCCGGTGTGTTCAGCGGGGCGGCACTCTGGGCGGGTGCGTACGCGCTCGAACTGTCGAGTACGGCCGTCGACCCAGCACTCTTGTGGCTCAGACTCCGATTCGTCGGCAGTACGGTCGTCCCCGTGGCGATTTTCGTCCTCGCGCTGGAACTGACCGACCGCGACGACCTGACGCTCCAGTACGTCCTCGCGCTGTTCGCGCTCCCGTCGTTCACCGCCGTCGCCGTCTGGCGGAACCCCGCCGGTATCTGGGCGGCGCGGTACGTCTTCGACCCCGGAGCCGTCCCGTCGGTGACCGCCGACTGGGGGCCGTGGTTCGTCGTCTACGTCAGTTACCAGTTCACGCTCGCCGTCGGGGCCATCTTCCTGTTCGCGCGGCGGGCCGTCGACCGCGAGGGGGCACGGAGCAACACCGCGTCGCTCCTCCTCGTGGCGACGGTGCTTCCCGCCGTCGGCACCGGCCTGTACGTCGCCGGCGTCTCGGGCATCGACTACGGGGCGTTCGCCTTCCTCCCCGCGGGCCTGTTGATGTTGGTCGCGATGTTCTACCTCTGA
- the pspAB gene encoding PspA-associated protein PspAB: protein MGLLDGLKSALGLRAGADATRDADPEDLFGMSTAYVTMAANLDYEPAGVAALCFAAVDSTDFAAAVDDVEAILAAGAEETGTDAAFVGDRHGYDWVVLEDDDVEDLVTSVHFAADTLVEQGFGSRLLAALFAFEKPDADTPVYWVYSFRRGSYYPFAPVGDHERDTGAEFKLESVLDGELDVEGDKEYWYPLWPERAGRHPWE from the coding sequence ATGGGACTGCTCGACGGGCTGAAATCGGCACTCGGACTCCGGGCCGGGGCCGACGCGACGCGGGACGCCGACCCCGAGGACCTCTTCGGGATGAGTACCGCCTACGTGACGATGGCGGCCAACCTCGATTACGAACCGGCGGGCGTGGCCGCGCTCTGTTTCGCCGCAGTCGACAGCACCGACTTCGCGGCCGCCGTCGACGACGTGGAGGCGATTCTCGCGGCGGGCGCGGAGGAGACCGGCACCGACGCCGCGTTCGTCGGGGACCGCCACGGCTACGACTGGGTCGTCTTGGAGGACGACGACGTGGAAGATTTGGTGACGAGCGTCCACTTCGCGGCCGATACGCTGGTCGAACAGGGGTTCGGGTCGCGGCTCCTCGCGGCACTGTTCGCCTTCGAGAAACCCGACGCCGACACGCCCGTCTACTGGGTGTACTCGTTCCGTCGCGGGTCGTACTACCCGTTCGCACCCGTCGGCGACCACGAACGGGATACCGGCGCGGAGTTCAAGTTAGAGAGCGTGCTGGACGGGGAACTCGACGTGGAAGGGGACAAGGAGTACTGGTACCCGCTCTGGCCCGAGCGGGCGGGTCGGCACCCGTGGGAGTGA
- the htpX gene encoding zinc metalloprotease HtpX, whose protein sequence is MEWQTDWGLRGRMAFTMVLLGVLYVAFIGVLSLYFEGYLPILVVMGGFMLAQFFFSDKLALRSMGAKEVSESEYPDLHRSVRRLSQQADLPMPTVAVAESNVPNAFATGRSKDTAAVAVTTGLLQTLDREELDGVLAHELAHIKNRDVMVMTIASFLSTIAFFIVRWGWLFGGRNRRGGGGVIVAILISLVVWVVSFLLIRALSRYREFAADRGGAMITGRPSALASALLKIDGRMDKIPQEDMREQAEMNAFFIIPIKSGFIGKLARTHPQTERRVERLRAMEREMER, encoded by the coding sequence ATGGAGTGGCAGACAGACTGGGGGCTCCGGGGCCGCATGGCCTTCACCATGGTTCTGCTCGGCGTCCTCTACGTCGCGTTCATCGGCGTCCTCTCGCTGTACTTCGAGGGGTACCTGCCCATCCTCGTCGTGATGGGGGGGTTCATGCTCGCGCAGTTTTTCTTCAGCGACAAACTCGCCCTGCGGAGCATGGGTGCGAAGGAAGTCAGCGAGTCGGAGTATCCGGACCTCCACCGCTCGGTCCGGCGGCTCTCACAGCAGGCCGACCTGCCGATGCCGACGGTGGCCGTCGCCGAGTCGAACGTCCCCAACGCCTTCGCCACCGGCCGGTCGAAAGACACCGCCGCCGTCGCCGTGACGACGGGCCTGCTACAGACCCTCGACCGGGAGGAACTCGACGGCGTGCTCGCCCACGAACTGGCCCACATCAAGAACCGGGACGTGATGGTGATGACCATCGCGTCGTTTCTCTCGACCATCGCCTTCTTCATCGTCCGCTGGGGGTGGCTGTTCGGCGGGCGCAACCGGCGCGGCGGGGGCGGCGTCATCGTCGCCATCCTGATTTCCCTCGTGGTGTGGGTGGTTTCGTTCCTGCTCATCCGCGCGCTCTCGCGGTACCGCGAGTTCGCGGCCGACCGCGGCGGGGCGATGATAACCGGCCGCCCCTCCGCGCTGGCGAGCGCGCTGCTGAAGATAGACGGCCGGATGGACAAGATCCCACAGGAGGACATGCGCGAACAGGCCGAGATGAACGCGTTCTTCATCATCCCCATCAAGAGCGGGTTCATCGGCAAGTTGGCCCGGACCCACCCCCAGACCGAACGGCGGGTCGAGCGACTGCGGGCGATGGAGCGCGAGATGGAGCGGTAA
- a CDS encoding 60S ribosomal export protein NMD3 — MTESREFCPRCGEATTGTARERPADGDSDGQPLQRDPDSVLCDSCYFEQFDLVDAPDRIEVRVCSRCGAVHRGNRWVDVGARDYTDIAIEEVSEALGVHVDATDVNWEVRPEQVDETTVKMHCRFTGTVRETPVVEEVLVPVKIAQETCKRCGRIAGGSYAAIVQVRGDERTPSDDELDRAEEIAREYVADRESKGDREAYITESSDVPGGLDMKISTTQMGGGIAERIVRQLGGSYTSAETLVTEDSDGNEVYRVTYAIRLPRYRPGEVIDPDDDGGPVLVRSVRGNLKGRRLTTGEEYEAAFEDGDAPEARRLGSRADATETTLVAVEDDHAVQVLDPETYEAKTVARPDYLDTDADTVPVLKSRAGLHVLPPEDEATDNV; from the coding sequence ATGACCGAGTCACGCGAGTTCTGCCCGCGCTGTGGCGAGGCGACGACGGGCACCGCTCGCGAACGTCCCGCCGACGGGGACAGCGACGGACAGCCACTCCAGCGCGACCCCGACAGCGTCCTCTGTGACTCCTGTTACTTCGAGCAGTTCGACCTCGTCGACGCCCCCGACCGCATCGAAGTCCGCGTCTGCTCGCGGTGCGGGGCCGTCCACCGGGGCAACCGGTGGGTCGACGTGGGCGCGCGCGACTACACCGACATCGCAATCGAGGAGGTCAGCGAGGCCCTCGGCGTCCACGTCGACGCGACGGACGTGAACTGGGAGGTCCGGCCCGAACAGGTCGACGAGACCACCGTGAAGATGCACTGCCGGTTCACCGGGACCGTCCGCGAGACGCCCGTCGTCGAGGAGGTGCTCGTCCCCGTGAAAATCGCACAGGAGACCTGCAAACGCTGTGGTCGCATCGCCGGGGGCTCCTACGCCGCCATCGTCCAGGTTCGGGGCGACGAGCGGACCCCGAGCGACGACGAACTCGACCGCGCCGAGGAAATTGCCCGCGAGTACGTCGCCGACCGGGAGTCGAAAGGTGACCGCGAGGCGTACATCACCGAGTCGAGTGACGTACCCGGTGGCCTCGACATGAAGATATCCACGACGCAGATGGGTGGCGGCATCGCCGAACGCATCGTCCGACAACTCGGCGGGTCCTACACGAGTGCCGAGACGCTCGTCACCGAGGATTCGGACGGCAACGAGGTGTACCGCGTCACCTACGCCATCCGCCTGCCCCGCTATCGCCCGGGCGAAGTCATCGACCCCGACGACGACGGGGGGCCGGTGCTGGTCCGGAGCGTCCGCGGGAACCTCAAGGGCCGCCGGCTGACCACCGGCGAGGAGTACGAGGCCGCTTTCGAGGACGGCGACGCCCCCGAAGCCCGACGGCTCGGGTCCCGAGCGGACGCCACCGAGACCACGCTGGTCGCCGTCGAGGACGACCACGCCGTACAGGTACTCGACCCGGAGACCTACGAGGCCAAAACTGTCGCCCGCCCCGACTACCTCGACACCGACGCCGACACCGTCCCCGTCCTGAAGAGTCGCGCCGGGTTACACGTCCTCCCACCCGAAGACGAGGCGACCGACAATGTGTGA
- a CDS encoding class I SAM-dependent methyltransferase: MSEDDDSATPADRDPLDTADKPLAAVVGKPRTEDAMASLRAEGVYDADRQVRPFGDDAVALPVTDPPVETAVRQVVRQDPAPRLRTLEDHLRERGWSDDELARAPGSWAVVGTVVLVEMGDAPRPAEVGDALLSLHENADTVLARGGIDGTQREPDVTVVAGDGDTETVHTEHGTRYALDLAAVMFSPGNKAERARMGDVTDDGERVFDMFAGIGYFTLPMARAGARVTAAEINATSFRYLLENAKLNDVHDRVDLYRADCREVAGGVEADRVVMGYYEAWEYLDAALAALEPGGVLHMHEATPESLVFERPVERLETAVNDAGRRVEILDRRRVKGYSEGVAHVVVDARVD; the protein is encoded by the coding sequence ATGTCTGAGGACGACGACTCCGCGACGCCCGCCGACCGCGACCCGCTGGACACCGCCGACAAACCCCTCGCCGCCGTCGTCGGCAAACCCCGGACCGAGGACGCGATGGCGTCGCTCCGTGCCGAGGGCGTCTACGACGCCGACCGGCAGGTGCGGCCGTTCGGCGACGACGCGGTGGCACTCCCGGTGACGGACCCACCCGTGGAGACGGCAGTTCGACAGGTCGTCCGGCAGGACCCGGCCCCCCGTCTGCGGACGCTCGAAGACCACCTCCGCGAGCGCGGGTGGAGCGACGACGAACTCGCGCGCGCGCCGGGGTCGTGGGCCGTCGTCGGCACCGTCGTCCTCGTCGAGATGGGCGACGCGCCCCGACCGGCAGAGGTGGGCGACGCCCTGCTCTCGCTCCACGAGAACGCCGACACGGTCCTCGCCCGCGGCGGCATCGACGGCACACAGCGGGAACCAGACGTGACCGTCGTCGCGGGCGACGGGGACACCGAGACGGTCCACACGGAACACGGTACGCGCTACGCGCTGGACCTCGCGGCGGTGATGTTCTCGCCGGGGAACAAGGCCGAGCGCGCACGAATGGGGGACGTGACCGACGACGGCGAACGCGTCTTCGACATGTTCGCTGGCATCGGCTACTTCACGCTCCCGATGGCGCGGGCCGGGGCGCGAGTGACGGCGGCCGAAATCAACGCCACCTCGTTCCGCTACCTGCTGGAGAACGCGAAACTGAACGACGTTCACGACCGGGTGGACCTCTACCGTGCGGACTGCCGTGAGGTGGCCGGCGGCGTCGAGGCCGACCGCGTCGTGATGGGCTACTACGAGGCGTGGGAGTACCTCGACGCGGCCCTCGCCGCCCTCGAACCCGGGGGCGTCCTCCACATGCACGAGGCGACGCCCGAGTCCCTCGTCTTCGAGCGTCCCGTGGAGCGACTGGAAACGGCCGTGAACGACGCGGGCCGGCGTGTCGAGATACTCGACCGTCGGCGCGTGAAGGGGTACAGCGAGGGTGTCGCCCACGTCGTCGTCGACGCCCGGGTCGACTGA